From Toxorhynchites rutilus septentrionalis strain SRP chromosome 2, ASM2978413v1, whole genome shotgun sequence, a single genomic window includes:
- the LOC129764287 gene encoding 2-amino-3-ketobutyrate coenzyme A ligase, mitochondrial, translating into MSLFGQQIREFILSRGKIYTPATYRCIQLSTNTAANENFRKIVQNQLDDIQKAGTYKKERIIVSPQATTISVEGSNAKILNFCANNYLGLASNAEVVGFAKKALDEYGAGLSSVRFICGTQNIHKELERKLSEFHQREDTILYASCFDANAGIFEAVLSPEDAIFSDELNHASIIDGIRLCRAQKARYAHRDMRDLEEKLRSSDARIKMIVTDGVFSMDGNVAPLPEIFDLAEKYNALTFVDDCHATGFFGPTGRGTEEFYGMMGRCDIINSTLGKALGGAAGGYTTGPRELVDLLRQKSRPYLFSNSLPPPVVASAAKVIDMLMGSNTLTARVQSNTKRFRDAMTKAGFTISGMDHPISPVMLGDARLASVFADEMLKRGIYVIGFSYPVVPKGKARIRVQLSAAHTEDEIDQAVAAFIEVGKQLKVIS; encoded by the exons GGAAAATTTACACCCCAGCTACGTATCGCTGTATTCAACTCTCTACAAACACCGCAGCGAACGAAAACTTCCGAAAGATCGTCCAAAACCAGTTGGACGATATTCAGAAAGCTGGCACTTACAAGAAGGAACGCATAATCGTATCCCCCCAAGCAACAACTATATCCGTCGAAGGTTCCAACGCAAAAATCCTGAATTTCTGTGCGAACAATTATCTCGGTTTAGCT TCCAACGCCGAAGTGGTCGGGTTTGCCAAGAAGGCATTGGACGAATACGGTGCCGGGCTGAGCTCGGTGCGATTTATCTGCGGAACGCAGAACATCCACAAAGAGTTGGAAAGGAAGCTGTCCGAATTTCACCAGCGCGAGGATACCATTCTGTACGCATCCTGCTTCGATGCCAACGCGGGCATCTTCGAGGCGGTGCTAAGCCCGGAAGATGCAATCTTTTCCGACGAATTGAATCACGCCTCGATCATTGACGGTATCCGGCTATGTAGAGCGCAGAAGGCGCGTTACGCGCACAGGGATATGAGAG ATTTGGAGGAAAAGTTAAGATCCAGTGACGCGCGAATCAAGATGATCGTAACCGATGGTGTCTTCTCGATGGATGGTAACGTGGCTCCACTGCCGGAAATATTCGacctggcggaaaaatataacGCACTGACATTCGTGGACGATTGCCATGCAACGGGATTTTTCGGGCCGACCGGCAGAGGAACTGAAGAATTCTATGGCATGATGGGCCGCTGTGATATCATCAACTCTACGCTGGGGAAGGCCCTCGGCGGGGCGGCAGGTGGCTACACAACCGGACCGCGGGAACTGGTTGATTTGTTGCGACAGAAATCACGTCCGTATTTGTTCTCCAACTCTCTGCCACCACCGGTGGTGGCCAGTGCCGCGAAAGTCATTGATATGCTGATGGGCTCTAACACGTTGACCGCCCGCGTTCAGAGCAATACAAAACGGTTCCGGGATGCCATGACAAAGGCAGGCTTTACCATTTCTGGGATGGACCATCCAATCAGTCCGGTTATGTTGGGAGATGCTCGACTTGCTTCGGTATTCGCTGATGAGATGTTAAAGAGAGGTATCTACGTGATCGGATTCAGTTACCCAGTGGTACCCAAGGGTAAGGCACGGATTCGTGTGCAACTATCAGCTGCCCACACAGAGGATGAAATTGATCAAGCTGTTGCGGCTTTTATTGAGGTAGGGAAACAGTTGAAAGTAATCTCCTGA